In a genomic window of Thunnus thynnus chromosome 16, fThuThy2.1, whole genome shotgun sequence:
- the lbh gene encoding protein LBH isoform X2: MTEVMINSTPMEDMRLSPSKDRLSFQIFPDPSDFDRCCKLKDRLPSIVVEPTEGEVESGELRWPPEEFLVSEEEEEEEEEEEEQNNGSIQNGQPTQNSQH, encoded by the exons ATGACTGAGGTGATGATCAACAGCACCCCCATGGAGGACATGAGGCTCAGCCCTAGCAAGGACAGACTCTCCTTCCAG atATTCCCCGACCCTTCAGACTTCGACCGTTGCTGTAAGCTCAAAGATCGTCTGCCATCCATCGTGGTTGAGCCGACGGAGGGAGAAGTCGAGAGCGGGGAGCTCCGCTGGCCTCCAGAGGAGTTCCTGGtcagtgaagaagaggaggaggaggaagaagaggaagaggagcagaataATGGCAGCATCCAGAACGGACAGCCGACACAGAATTCCCAGCACTAG
- the lbh gene encoding protein LBH isoform X1, producing the protein MSVFSPQIYCPVFVPSRDMTEVMINSTPMEDMRLSPSKDRLSFQIFPDPSDFDRCCKLKDRLPSIVVEPTEGEVESGELRWPPEEFLVSEEEEEEEEEEEEQNNGSIQNGQPTQNSQH; encoded by the exons ATGTCTGTATTTTCCCCGCAGATATACTG CCCAGTGTTTGTGCCCAGCCGAGATATGACTGAGGTGATGATCAACAGCACCCCCATGGAGGACATGAGGCTCAGCCCTAGCAAGGACAGACTCTCCTTCCAG atATTCCCCGACCCTTCAGACTTCGACCGTTGCTGTAAGCTCAAAGATCGTCTGCCATCCATCGTGGTTGAGCCGACGGAGGGAGAAGTCGAGAGCGGGGAGCTCCGCTGGCCTCCAGAGGAGTTCCTGGtcagtgaagaagaggaggaggaggaagaagaggaagaggagcagaataATGGCAGCATCCAGAACGGACAGCCGACACAGAATTCCCAGCACTAG